CGAAGGCTCGGGCCTGGAGGTTGACTCTTGCGGGCCCACCGGCTGGTAACCCGTTGTTAGATTGCATCGTGCCGCCGCCATGATCCCTCGCTGTGAAATCTGTAAGGCAACAAGAGTGCCAGGGATTGGGCCAAGCTCTATGAAAGCTCCCTGGGAGAAAGTCGGGCGCGCGGGTGGCCGAAAAGTCTGGTAATTCAGACGGAAAGTCTGGAATTCCAGACACGGCCCGCACCGGGCCGCACCCCACCACGGCGCCGCGAGGCCGGCGGGAGGAGCGGATCAGCTCTCCGGGAGATAGGCCTCGAGTTGCTCGATCAGCTGCAAGAAGAACTGGCTGCTCCAGAGCCGGAGCCCTGCAGGGCAAAGAGGCGCTCGGTCGGGGTAAGCATCGTGCACTGAGCTACTGTGGCCGGAGGTCTTGGCGGAGTCAAGCAGATTTCCCTCCGTCATTCCTGCGAAGGCGGGAATCCACGGCACCGGCTCGCTACGACCCGCCAAACGCCAAACTGGATTCCCGCTTTCGCGGGAATGACGGCCATAACACCGAACCACGTTACCCACGAATTTGTCGCGCACCCCCGCGTGAACCAGGCCGGCGGTGACTTCCAGCTATACCTGCTGGCGCCGTTGCTGGAGAAGGCCTAGGGGAACAACAGTGCCGGGCTTTCGCTTCTGCTGCACGCGTCTTGGTGTTGTGCGGGGCGCACCTGTATTCCGGAAGCGCGGGTGGCCGAGAGGTCTGGTGATTCAGCCGCAAAGCCTGTCCGATCCGTGCGCCCCCTTGAACCAACGGCGCGGAACCAGTACGCATTCAGCCCGCCGCGGCGTGCCCCCGCAAGCAACGCCGGCGCGCCGGCCCAGGAGAACCGTAATGCGACGTGATATCTTCACCCCCGAGCACGATCTCTTTCGCGAGCAGTTCCGCCGCTTCGCCGCGAAGGAAATCGCTCCTAAGATCGACGACTGGAGCGCCCGCGGCATGAGCGACCGCGAGAGCTGGCGGCGCGCCGGCGCCGAGGGCTTCTTGGGCGCTAACGCCCCAGCCGAGTACGGCGGCGCCGGCGCGGACTTTCTCTACGACGCCATCATCATGGAGGAGATGGCGTGGCTGCGCGCTCACGGCATGATGATCTCCCTGCACTCAGATATCTGCATGCCGTACATCACGACCTACGGCTCCAACGAGCAGAAGCGCAAGTACCTGCCCGGCGCCATCAGCGGCGAGCTGATCCTCGGTATCGCCATGACCGAGCCGGGCACCGGCTCCGACCTCGCCAACGTGCAAACCAAAGCGATTCGCCAGGGCGATCACTACGTGCTCAACGGTTCCAAGACCTTCATCTCCAACGGCCAGATCGCCGATCTGTTCATCGTCGTCGCCAAGACCGATCCCAACGCCAACCCGCCGCACAAAGGCGTCAGCCTGTTGCTGGTCGAAGCCGACAGCCCCGGCTTTGTGCGCGGGCGCAAGCTCGATAAGCTCGGACTGCGCGGGCAGGACACCAGTGAGCTGGCCTTCGAGGACTGCGTCGTGCCGGTCGCCAATCGGCTCGGCGAAGAAGGGCAAGGCTTCAAGATGCTGATGGAGAAGCTGCAACAAGAACGCCTGTGCATCGCCGTCAGCTCGATGGCCTCTTGCCGGCGCTCATTGCACGACACCATCGAGTACGTGCGCCAACGCCACGCCTTCGGGCAGCCGATCGCCGCTTTCCAAAATACCCAGTTCAAGCTCGCCGAGCTGGCCACCGAGACCGAGGTCGGCCAAGCCTTCGTCGACAAGTTGCTGGCCGCGCACGTGCGCGGCGACGAGATCGTGACCGAAGTCAGCATGGCGAAGTGGTGGACCACCGACTTGCAGAAGCGGCTCAGCATCGAGTGCCTGCAACTCCACGGCGGCTACGGCTTCATGCACGAGTATCCGATCTCGACCGACTACGCCGATGCCGCGGTGCAGAGCATCTACGCCGGCACCAACGAGATCATGAAAGTGATCATCGCCCGCCGCCTGGGCTTGGCGTGAGACGGCGCACGAGAACACAGAGGAGTGCAACGCGCTCGGTCGACTTCGAGGCCGAGCTGCCACGCCATGCGACGGGCAAGCTCTACAAACGCCTCTTGAAGGACCGCTATTGGGCCGGCCACGCCAGCCGCATTGTCTCAGGCCACGGCCGTGGCGGGCGCTGGGGTTTCGCCGTAGAATAGCGCCATGAAGCCGCCGCCGCTGACTCGGAGTGAGGCGTACGCCGAGCGTCTCGAGACGCTCGGCGGCGCCGGCTGGAAGCGCTGGCTCGACGTGCAGCGGCCGTATCGCCGGCACCTGCGCCGGCTCGCCCTCGGCTTCACCCTCGAAGTCGGCTGCGGCCTCGGGCGCAACCTGCTGCATCTCGAACGCCACGGTGTCGGCGTCGAGCACAACCCGCGGGCAGTCGAGATCGCCCGCCGGCGTGGCTGCACGGTCATGCTTCCCGAAGAGTTCAGAACCTCCGACTATGCCCGGCCGGGGCGCTTCGACTCGCTGCTGCTGGCTCACGTGGTCGAGCACATGTCGCTGGCTGAGGCCGTGGCCCTGGTCGGAGAGCACCTCGGCTTCGTTCGCAACGGCGGCACCGTCGTGCTGATCGCACCGCAAGAAGCCGGGTTTCGCAGCGATCCGACCCACGTTGAGTTTATGGATGCTCCCAAACTTCTGCACATCCTCGAAAGCAACGGCGTGACGGCGCAGCGTGCCTACTCCTTCCCCTTGCCACGGGTCGCCGGCCGGGTGTTTACTCACAACGAGTTTGTGGTGATCGGCCGTAAGCCGTAGCCCACCGATCTCCAGCACGGCGACACGAAACCGCAAGCGCGGCCCATGCGGTTCAGCAGCGGGAGCCTGAGCCGGCAACGGGTGCGCGACAAATTTGTGGGTAACGTGGTTCGGTGTTATGGCCGTCATTCCCGCGAAAGCGGGAATCCAGTTTGGCGTGTGGCGGGTCGTAGGGAGCCGGTGCCGTGGATTCCCGCTTTCGCTGGAATGACAGATTGCGTCCCTTTCGGCCATGGGCCTCGGCCTGACAGTACACAGTACTGTCAGACTGGTGAGGATTTGCCCGGTCGGCTGCACGTTACCCACAGATTTGTCGCACACCCGCCGGCAACCGTCGTCGGTCACCTGCTTGGTCAGGATGCGCAGCCGTTCAACGCGTTGTTCACGCCCGCGACCAGTTCGTCGACCGTGACCGTTTCGCTGCTGTCACGGTCGAACTCCCGGCAAGCGCCGACATCGAGATTGCCGAGGGCGATGTTGACCCCGGTGACCAGCTCGTCGACCGTGACCGTGCCGTCATGGCCGCAGTCGCCGACACAGAGCCCCGCCGGAGTGCCGGTGCTGGTCGGTGACGGACCACCGGCAGTGACCGTGGGCGTGGACGTGGCGGTTGCTCCCGTCGGCGTCGCCGTGCTCGATGCTCCGGTCGTCGACGGGCTCGGCGGCGGGCTCGCTGTCGCAGTCGCGGTCGGCACCGCGGTCGGTGTTCTGCTGGCGCTGGGCGTCGGGCTGGGAGTGGGTTCTTCGTCGCCGGTAACATCGAACGCCCACAGCTCCTGGCCAAACCGCGCGCTCCTACTGACGAAGAAGAGCAGGTCGCCGACGGGTGCCAAGCCCGAGGCCGGCGCGGCAAACGAACTACTGACTCGCCGCGTGCCGGCCGCGCTGCCGTCGCTGCGCCAGAGCGTCTGTCCGCTGCCGCCGTCGGCGCTGAAGTAGGCCACGCCGTTGATGGCGGCGAAACCCGAGGGAAAGGAGTTGGCGCTGCCGGGATTGATGTCCTTGACCATCACCGTACCGGCCTCGCTGCCATCGCTCTTCCACAGCTCTGTCCCCGAGGTGCCGTCGGATGCGGAGAAGAAGAGCACACCGTTGGCCACGCCACGCACAACCGGATTCGATCCGCTGCCGCCGGGCAATATATCCTTGACCATCATCGTGCCCGCTTCGCTGCCGTCGCTGCGCCAGAGCTCATTGCCGAAGACGCCGTCGTTGGCGCTGAACAGTAGCGTGCCGTTGAGGTTGATGAGGTTGCCGACTTGTCCGCCGCTGCCGCCGGGGCGAATGTTCTTGACCAGCACCGTGCCCGCCTCGGTGCCATCGCTCTTCCACAGGTCGGTGCCGTAGTGAGAGATGTTGGCTTCGCTGGTGAAGAACAGCGTGGTGCCGATGGAAACGAAGTTCTTCGGGATCGAGTACGACACGCCCGGCGCGAGGTCCTTCACCAGCACCGTCCCGGCTGCGGTGCCGTCGCTCTTCCACAACTCGATGCCGGTGCTGCCGTCATCGGCGCTGAAGAAGAGCAGGTTGGCGACGGCCGCGAGGGTGGGCGGAAAGGACCCGTTGTCATTGCTGCCGCTGCCGGGCTTGGGGTTGATATCCTTTACTAGAACGGTCCCTTCCGGCGTCCCGTCGCTCTTCCACAGCTCGGAGCCGGCGGTGATGTCGCCGAAGGCGTAGAAGAACAGGGTATCGCCCGCGACGGTCAGGGCGCGCGGATTCGAGTCGCCGCTGCCGGAACGGAGGTCTCGCAACAGCATGGTGCCGGCTGCGGTGCCGTCGCTCTTCCACAACTCGCGGCCGGTTGCGCTATTGAACGCAGCGAACAACAGCTGGCCATCGAGCACGGTCAACCCACTCGGTGGGGAGACGTTCTGCACCGGTTCGATGTCCTTGATCGGCATCGTCCCGGCCGTTGTGCCGTCACTGCGCCACAGCTCGTATTGGATCACGTCGTCGTCGGCATCGAAGACCAACGTTCCGTTGAAGTTGGTCAGGGCATCGGGGCCGCTGTCGGCGGTGCCGGGAAAGATGTCCTTTACCAGCACGGTTCCGGCCGCGGTGCCGTCGCTCTGCCACAGTTCGTCGGCGTGAACGCCGTCGGCGGCGCGAAAGAATAGCTGCCCGGCGACGTTGGTGAGTTCCCGCGGGCCGCTGTGCGCCGCACCGGGCGCGATGTCTTTGACCAGCACGGTACCGGCCGCCGTCCCGTCGCTCTGCCACAGCTCTGGCCCGTTGGCACCGTCGTCCGCTCTAAAAAACAGGATGCCGTTCACGTCGGTGAGCGAGCCGGCGTCCGAGCCCGCGCTTCCCGGGCGAACGTCTTTGAGCAGCATGGTGCCCGCGGCGGTGCCGTCGCTCTTCCACACCTCGACCCCGGTGGCTGCGTCACCGGTAATGAAGAACAGCGTTGTGCCGGCCTTGACCAGTTCGGCAGCCGGATTCTGGGCGAAGGTCGCCACCGCAGCGGTGCCGGCAGGCGTGCCGTCGGTCTTGAACATCGCGGTCGTACCGAGCCCGAACCCCTCGGGCGGAATGGTCGCCAACTGATAGGCCACATCACCGAGCACGACGATATCCGAGGGCTGGGTCGGAAACACCCCATAGCTCCCGATGGACACGGTGCCGGCATCGGTGCCGTCGCTGCTCCACAGATCGAAGCCTTGTGCCGCCAGGTAGACAAAGAGCAGCTTGCCGTTGAAGTTGGTCAAGACCGCGGGTCGCACCGACAGGGCGTTTGCAGGAAGGCTCTTCACCAACACGGTGCCGGCATCGGTGCCGTCGCTCTTTCTGATTGTGCTGCCACCGCCCGGCTCCGCGGTTGTGAAGAATAATGTCCCGTTGACGTCGACCAGTTCTTGCGGGCGCGAGCTGCCCGCGCCCGGGGCGATGTCCTTGACCATCGCGGTACCGGCATCGGTGCCGTCGCTTTTCCACAGCTCGTCACCGCTGACACCGTCGTCAGTGACGAAGAACAGGGTGCCGTTGACGTTGGTCATCCAGCTGAGCGCCCCGGGCAGGGCCTTGACCAGAACCGTCCCGGCCGCGCTGCCATCGGTCTTCCACAAGCCGCCGGCGGCGCCAAAGAACCCGATCCCGTCAACGTCGATTGCAACCGGGCCAGCGCTCCCTGCCAAGGCGACTGCCTTGACCAAGGCCGTGCCCGCACCAGTGCCGTCGCTCTTCCACAAACCCGTTGTGACGGCGTCGTTACCCGCAAAGAATAGCGTCCCGCCGACCGCAGCCAGGCGGGAAGCGCCGCTGCCGGCGGCCTTGGCGTTTATATCCTTGACCAAGTAGGGCTCACCGGCGAGCGCGGCTCGCCCGACTGCGAACGCCAACAGAACTGCGGCCACGTGCCATCGCGTCATATCTTCCTCTCCCACTCGCAGGCCCCGGCCCGTGAACCGGTGTTTTCTAACCGCCGCGGTGCGGTGCCCGTACATTCAATCAGTCCAAATTGGTGGCAGGGCTCTTACCACAAAGCGAGGCTGGAAAGTAAGCGCGACACGCCCTCGGATTTCGAGAACGCGGGCTTCGTCACGGTGCAGCGGCAAGTGAAGCGGAGCTGCCAGGACTGGGCGGTGATCGACGGCCTCGTGATGACGCCGGTGGACACGGCGGCAACGGCCATCGACGGGCTGTGCTCGACTCCCCTATGGAGACCACGCCGCCATACGTACTTCGCTCACTTGAGGTCGAACTCCGTCAGCGACAGGTCGTTGGTCACGGTCACGTCGCCGGAGCCGTCGGCGTTGACGACGTGCAGGCCCAACAGGTTGTGGTAGGCGAACTGGCTGCCGTCCTGACTCCAGGCTACGTTCGAGCCGCCGAAGAAGCCGAGGTTGATCTCGCTGTCGCCCGAGCCGTCGGGATTGATGAGATGGACCCTGATTACGCCCGGGCGGATCTGGCCGAAGGCGATCTTGTTGCCGTCCGGGCGCCAGGCCGGAAATTCGTCCTGGTAAGTGTTGTTGGTCAGCCGGGTCGGGCTCGAACCGTCGGGGTTCATCACGTAGATCTCGTCGTCATCGTTATGGCCGGAGTTACCCGACGGCAGGTGCAGCCGGGCGACGAAGGCGATCTTGCCGCCATCCGAGCTCCAGTCCGGCGCGCCCAAGCCCCGGTGTTCCGAGATGATGGTGTGCTCACCCGAGCCATCGGCGTCGATTACGGCGATCCGGCCGAGATCCTGGAAGACGATCTTGGTACCATCGGGGCTCCAGGAGGGATGGCGGGCGTCGCCGCGGTTTGCCGGCATCAGGTCCGTCTT
The window above is part of the Deltaproteobacteria bacterium genome. Proteins encoded here:
- a CDS encoding acyl-CoA dehydrogenase family protein; translated protein: MRRDIFTPEHDLFREQFRRFAAKEIAPKIDDWSARGMSDRESWRRAGAEGFLGANAPAEYGGAGADFLYDAIIMEEMAWLRAHGMMISLHSDICMPYITTYGSNEQKRKYLPGAISGELILGIAMTEPGTGSDLANVQTKAIRQGDHYVLNGSKTFISNGQIADLFIVVAKTDPNANPPHKGVSLLLVEADSPGFVRGRKLDKLGLRGQDTSELAFEDCVVPVANRLGEEGQGFKMLMEKLQQERLCIAVSSMASCRRSLHDTIEYVRQRHAFGQPIAAFQNTQFKLAELATETEVGQAFVDKLLAAHVRGDEIVTEVSMAKWWTTDLQKRLSIECLQLHGGYGFMHEYPISTDYADAAVQSIYAGTNEIMKVIIARRLGLA
- a CDS encoding class I SAM-dependent methyltransferase, encoding MKPPPLTRSEAYAERLETLGGAGWKRWLDVQRPYRRHLRRLALGFTLEVGCGLGRNLLHLERHGVGVEHNPRAVEIARRRGCTVMLPEEFRTSDYARPGRFDSLLLAHVVEHMSLAEAVALVGEHLGFVRNGGTVVLIAPQEAGFRSDPTHVEFMDAPKLLHILESNGVTAQRAYSFPLPRVAGRVFTHNEFVVIGRKP